ATAAGAGCAACCGTAACAATACCCGTGGCGATTGAGGTCACAAAACTCACAAGAAGGGCAAGAAGGATAAGTTGTTGTTTGTTTAGATGCTCCATATCGACTCAATAATAAGGCAAAAACAAACTATTTGCAAATTTTAAACAAGACTTTTAAAAGATATCTTATGTGACGTCTTTTTATATCCCTACCAAGAGAAAATCGGATGGTGGATTTAGCACGAGTGTCTACTTCCTCCAGGCTCGCGCCTGAAACACTTGAAATTTCCCGCACAACATAAGATTCTCCTGAACCAGAAGTACAAGCACTTGCTGAAGAAGCTATAATCCCCGCTTCATCAAGCTGAAGAACTATAAATTCTCCGTCCTTATCTGGTATTGAAATGTTTATATTATTTGGAAGCATGTTTTCCAAGTGGCCATTGATTACTACAGATGAAGTGGATTTTTTGACTTCGTCAAAAAATCCATCTCTCAATTCCGCCAATCTATTCACTTCTTTCTCTTTAATCCTTTCCGATATTTCAAAAGCTTTTGCAAAGCCAACAATAAGTGGGACGTTTTCTGTACCGGCCCTCATCCCGTCCTCTTGTCCTCCTCCCAAAACAATCGGCGAAATATTTACATTATCTTTTACAAAAAGTGCGCCGATGCCTTTCGGTCCATACATTTTCTGCGCATCCAAAGTCATCAAATCCACACCAAGCTCTTCTACATTTGTGTTCAAATATTGCACCGCTTGCGAAGCATCTGTGTGAAAATATGGATAGTCCACTCTCTCTCTAC
The genomic region above belongs to Candidatus Paceibacterota bacterium and contains:
- a CDS encoding cysteine desulfurase family protein codes for the protein MRKIYLDNAATTPVGREVVLAMKKYWRKDFGNPSSIHSLGVSTQKAVEKARGEIAGFLNAHAREIIFTSGGTEANNLAIFGTVKKLLKSGKKPEEIHAITTKIEHSSILECFKEIEEMGVKVDYLEVSSEGLVDPKDLRELIKKETAIISIGYANGEIGTVQPVKEIIKEIRHARKEFGRERVDYPYFHTDASQAVQYLNTNVEELGVDLMTLDAQKMYGPKGIGALFVKDNVNISPIVLGGGQEDGMRAGTENVPLIVGFAKAFEISERIKEKEVNRLAELRDGFFDEVKKSTSSVVINGHLENMLPNNINISIPDKDGEFIVLQLDEAGIIASSASACTSGSGESYVVREISSVSGASLEEVDTRAKSTIRFSLGRDIKRRHIRYLLKVLFKICK